The genomic segment AGGCATCAGCGGCACGCACTTTGAAGAAGTTCCCGTGTCGGGAGGAGGGATGCCCCAAAGTCTACAGCCACATAAAAGGTAGAGCAGCACACGAACGGAAGAAGCACAACCTTGTGCTGCCCACAAAGTCGACAGCTGCAGCGACTACGGCCAGTGAGTGTGACCACAAACATGAACACACCGGGGCAAGGCTGAGCTTCAGCTTCCTCCTGTTGAATGTCCTTGATGCTGTGAAAGAAGGGGATGGTGAAAGACTCATGCGCATTTACAAGGCGTATGGCCACGGTCAGTATGCATACAGCACTTTTCTCCTCACTGTTCAACTCAATGCCACCTTATCTCCCCGCATGGCCCATAGTGTAATGTGGAAATGGTTCTGGAACACTAGGGGTGGGAAAGGCCAAAACATTCCACTAGATTTGCACCTGGAGCACTTGAATGGCTTTCTGAAGTCATTCCTGAAAGGTCTCGGACCCAACCTGGACGAAAGGTCAGCTGCCAGAATCAGCAAGTCCATTGGTGTACTGAAGGAAATGATGGAGCACACTGATGAGGAACTTGGGGTGTGGAAGCGAACAGGTGTCCATCAAGTTGACATGGACAAGGACATTTTTGCCTTGGTGGACATCGTTCGGGAGGCAGAGCTCTTCAAGGTTCAGGCAGGACGGGAATTCACAGCATTTCCAGGCTTTGAGAAGAACTTGTTGGCACTGATGGACTACACACAGCTGTGGAACTGGATGAATGCCAGACTTAAGGACTGGCGTAAGGTGTCAATCTAAAGACCTGTGGGGAATTGTAAATTTTACTATTTATGGTTGTTGTATATAGTACACATTCTTATTTGTCTTTGCAAGTTTTAACATTGTTTTTCATCTACATTTATATTTATTGAAGAGCGTCACGTTCAGTGCGAGTTGGACAATTGAAAACACTGATGTGTGGGCATTTTGTGCATATTGTTTGTTAATGTTCTTGTGACTTCAACTTATTTCTGTCTCCATTAATGTTCTTGTGACTTCAACTTATTTCTGATGCCATTTGCACAGACTTGTTGCACTACCTCAACCATGTAAATTGTTGCTTGCCACTGGACTTGCCATGCAAACTGATGTGTGCACACTACCTCTACTACACGATATGCTGCTCAGCACTTGGACTTTGCACTACCACTCAGTATTCTGGTCATTTTTTGCACTCTCTGGTCTTGTACTGTTCTACCTCATTTTTCTGCTTACCAATTGTTCTCAAAATTTGTGTAATTGTTGTATGTCTGCACACTTGAAGTGTCTTTTTATATAGCATAGCACTTTTGTGTCTTACATTGTGTTCCCTGCCATGATGTTGCGTTCTTCCAGTACCAACCGTCCAGCCTGTGCACCTTGAAGGGAAGCTTTAAATGTCATTGTAGCTTACctaatgacaataaagactttaTAATTTACTCGATTAAATTATATTGTATTCTTTTCTATGATGAGTGGCAAAAAGAGAATTATAAATGTAATTGTTTAAACCTATTTTACTTAATACTGCATTTGGTCTGTTTATTTTCAGAGATGTTCATGAAGTCCAGAAGAAATACAAGTCAATAATTATTACTGATGACCATTTCATGTATGTGGAAGTTACTTTGATTAGAACTAAATGTTtgacaatttaaaaaaagttCATTTACAGCAACAAGTCATTTAAACACAGGGGTCAGTGTTAACAGGTTTCTACAGAAATGTTTATTCAAAAAGGTTAAAGGTGACAAAGTATTTACATATTTAAAAGACATGGGTTTATGGATTTTTGCTAACATGTAGAGATTACTTAGTCAGAGCTGTGAAGTACAGAGAAGCCAGATTCAGCACTACTGGACGATTTGAGCGTGTGCTCAGGCTCGTCTTCACGGTCAAAGTATCCTGTAAAGTCCACATCTGGCATTACAAGCTGTACAGGAGTGACTGTTTCACACAACTCAAAATCACTAAATACCTGGTGTACTACCCTGAGAATCTCTTGCCCATGTTCTTTCTTAAATACAGGTAGATTATGCATAATGTAACCCTGATCAAATATGTTGCTAAGATGTTCTACCACAGAATCAATGAGTGCAACACTAAATCCAGTGCAAGCTGTGATACTGGTGTAGAGGCGTGTGTGGTCCTGGACTAGACTTTGCCTATACTGAAGCAAAAGCTCCCGGACCAAGTTCTGGTCATctgaggtaacatctctgcatttCAAAGGTGATTGGGTTGAAATTGGCTCTGCCAATTCATACACAGGTGGTGATACAGGGCAACCAACAGAGGTACATTTGCAAATAGAATGGCAGTGAGTACAACAGGAATGGCCGGGTTCAAAACTAGTCACATCTTTCTCAAAGTGAGAATACAATGCAATGCGAAAACAATTGTTTTTCCTGTGGCTGATCACTCTTCACACTGCCTCATCTGTATTCCTGTTTGTGGTGGCATAAACAACAGCATGGGCCTGTGAGCCGTCTCTGCCAGCCCTACCTATCTGCTGCAGCATGGCCTCAGTGTCCTCAGGTACCCCATACATTACCACATGGGACACGTTTGAAAAATTTAACCCCACTCCCAGAGCAGTGGTAGCCACCACAATTCTGCAATTGCCTTTTCCTGTCAGTGCTGAGAGTACTCTGCTTTTGTTTGCTGGAAGAGTGTGACTGTGGAACATGCCTATGAGCAGGTTGTCACCTATCTGCTCTCCAGCAACCCAGGCCTTGTCACCCAGCTCAGCCTTCAGATGGCAAAACACCCACGCAACAGTGTTCACAGTCCGACAGTAGATGAGCACCGGCAACATGTCAGCATGCTTCTCTTTCACATCCTTTACGACCCAGTCCAGGCAGTCGAGGGAGTCGGTTGAGGAGTTGATGCAGCCCCAGTCGGATGTTCTGTCTGTTGGGACTAACAGTCAGGGTAGTTGCGTTGTCCATATGCAGCTGTCTCGTCACTATGGCCCTGGACTGTAGATCGGCAGATGCGGTCAATGCCATCACAGGAGTCCCTGTACCAGAACAAGAAAGGTGTTAGGGTGTTTCTATAGCAGTGTTTTCACAAGACATTAACTGTGTTGCTcatgaaatgtctcatctcatcatctctagccgctttatccttctacagggtcgcaggcaagctggagcctatcccagctgactacgggcgaaaggcggggtacaccctggacaagttgccaggtcatcacagggctgacacagacacaggcaaccattcacactcacattcacacctatggtcaatttagagtcaccagttaacctaacctgcatgtctttggactgtgggggaaaccagagcacccggaggaaacccatgcagacacggcgagaacatgcaaactccacacagaaaggccctcgccggccccggggctcaaacctaggaccttcttgctgtgaggcgacagcgctaaccactacaccaccgtgccgcccgctcatgaaatgtgttacatgtaaattaaGAGTCAATGTCAACTGACAAAGTGAATTATATAGTAGCATTTCAATACATTATGACAGTGGTGAAGTTTAAATGACAATGCAGGGTTTCACAAGGTGGCCTCTGTGACGTTAGCAAGGAGTGCAAATGAAGGGGAGGGGCCAAAGAGTGATGGAAGGGGAACATAAGCAAGGAAATGGATGCAGTGTGAGAAAGCCCCCACTTACTAACATTATGTATGTTTCTTTCATGAGTAGAAACATTTTAATTACCTGGTTTGACAATAGAGTGAAGTTCCCCCAGTCTGGAAAAGCTCTCTCTGACGGCAGTTCGACCTTTTGAAGCTCTTCCCCTGAAACAAATGGATCCAGTGGCATACATGTCAGAGACAATAGTtaacaatagttttttttttttttaagcggtTTTAATTGAATAAGGCACATTCCGTGCAGTTGTCTTAATGACTTAAAATCCACACAACTTTGCAAGGCATCAACCTGTATtgttcttgcaaaagtattatgTTGCTGTAAGCTGTGTTGACTTGGCAACACTTACCATTTATAGGTGAGGTGCACCTCGTCGACGACAATGCCCAAGAGATTTTCTTTGTAGACCTCGTCGGCCAACATGTCACGCCATTTGCCACTCAGCCACGACTCCAGACTGCCAAATACAATGTTGAAGCTGCCTCTTTTGATTAACGCTTCGTTGTCGGGGTCCAGCTGGGCTGCAGAAATACCCAGGGCAGTCGCCTCCCGAACCTGGTTCTCCATTAGCGCGATCAAAGGCGAGACGACcacaacgataggattctcgctgagccccattgatttggctaccagcggggctaactggtagattaaactcttaccgaagccagtcaggagcaaggcgaaaacgtccttcctttcaataaatacctccagggctgctctttgctccgttttcaatgagaacttcccattgaatgctttcaatacagcatctaccgctgtgttaaaggcttgccgctgctccatgttcgtgatgtgaatgaagcgcttccggcatagattctgtaaacaatctatggcttccggtcgcagttctactacgtcactgccttgaacacgcctctacccagggccgttggagatgctcaaagttgattggttcccgatttttcgggagcttggaaatgctgtagatagcctgcctggccagactaagctcggaacaggccctcgtgttgcgtcacgcttaggatgggtgggcccaggctagggtTATgttcaatttcatgaaaatcgctactcctcctacaggattgatcagatttcaaacacgCACAACAATAGTGCTCTGGCATGAACTACagtctcattgaggctatttttctcCCTTGGCTCCCATCCATGGACGTTTGTCACACTGTTTTAAAGACACTATACCTGTGCTTAAAGTATCTGTACTTTCCGTACATATATGTGAAAGTTTTCAACAGGACACAAATGAATCCCCTGAATCACTGAAGAAAAGATATTAGAAGATTCTTGAGGTAAGAAGGAGAACTGTTTACTGTAGCCTGGGAATTTGCATAAGCTAATACTGTCCCCTTcactgcaagctggcctagtggttagtaagttctacttgtggtcaggtcataccaaagaccatcataaaaatggtacccactgccatctggcaaggcaccctGCAATAGAGAGGGTAGGGAGTcacactcttgtggttaccagtggactagccccccactgtaaccctagctgtacaggtGAGAGGTCAAGGGCTATGGAAGTGGAGATCGGCaccacccaatgcaccttaagggcctggttagtactgggacgggagactgcctgggaagaccagggcatggtgcaggaaggactttagactagaCTTCGACTCCCGTGTCCTTTACTCTGGGCATGCGGCACATATATCAGATGGCAGGCTCCCTAAATTCCTGCTAGATTGGGTTCCCACCTATGGCTCTAGAAGTTTTGGATGCCCAAGATTAAACATCCTGAAGACATTGGGTAACAATCTTGAGTTGTATCAAGGAGAGGACTACAAAATTGCAATGGAGAAGCTTTGTGCATTGGCTCGAGCTAAATTATATCAAATCCTATGTTCTGCCAAACAACAATTGAGAGATTGTGAGCAGGCAGACACATTGCAAGATGGATGAAGACCTGACTGAGGTACAAGGTACAATCATTGAACATTTTATGAATGTCAGTGACATCCATTACTTTCTCTCAGGAGACTCAGTGTATTGGAGATTTCAGTTTGTCTGTGAGAGTGTAGTTAGGTTGAAAAGAAACTGTCAACATACTGGATTACTGTTTCCATCTTTTCCTTACACAAACAAGTTTCAAGCATCAATAATCCTGATACATCTGCTTTTCCTTTGAGCGAGACATGTAATTCCACATTACTCCAGAGACATGTCTGGAAATGCTTTTTACACTGGACAGCATAACCTGTTAAAAAAACGAAAGACAAAATCTAAAATAAGGAGTTTACATGCAGGAACAAGGAGAAAAACTAAATCCTGAAATTCAAATACCATGTGTTTTGGTATATCAGATCTTgggattcttaaaaaaaaaaaaaaataataataataataataataattagcttTCTTGCTGGCAAACAACGTGTTATTTTAAGTTgtccaaattctgtaaagctgctttgcgacaatgtttattgttaaaagcactatacaaataaacttgacttaaagccATTTTCATGACAGTGAAAGACAACAGAAAGTTCCAGGAGTGTAACGTAAAGGTGCCAATTTACTGGTGACAGCATGTCATGTGTCTGAAAGCAACACTTCCTCAGATATTCATATACATATCTACACTGCTTCCCTTTTTAAGGAACCTCCACTTATCTCCTACAGACAGGACAAAAATATCATGCTTGTCAGGAGTGAATTAAATGATCTGTCTAATCGAATCTACACCATTCTTGCATTCAGCTGTTCTAGATGTTCATGCAAATTAAGAACAAACCCCTAAAGCACTGGTTATTTGTCATTTGTCACTCACCACAGGAGGTTGTCACTGTATTTCCTATAAGAGATGTGAGCAGCTTTACATGGGTGAGACTAAGAGGAGGCAGACTGACCATTTTGCCGAGGATTTTCATAGCATCATTAGTGGGATGTAGTGGGTCAGTAGTTAAGGCTTTGGCCCTACTGCTCTGAAGGCTGTGAGCTCAAATTTCAGGTCTGCCAAACTTGATTGCATTGTAATTGTTTTTGATGACTGGGGTAAATGCAAAttggagtgtgaatggctgtctgtctctcttaccccttttcaaccaacagggaattgGTTCTTGAACTgattctgttcaggattctttgaaccttggtgccagctagcgaaccagcccacattttcaccagttttgagcagaattgttgtaatcaaggatgcatcatgaacagaaggtgttgcacaattcacaacagaagtaaacagtagtagcaagatggcggtGTGCATTGATTACCTCCAAGCTTTCATTCTGCTAATGCATCATTTTCCATTgcgttctccattgctgcactctgcttcctctccaaactcataACATGCCCACAGTTCACTCTAGAAAAacaagctatattttggttccagttgggaaccaacttttcagattCCAaagcaatttatttttggtcaaaatgatATGAACGGTTCAAGACTGGGTGCGCAAATCAGAACAGAaaccattccctgttggtcgaaaaggggcatcagtgttaGTTTCACAATAGTTTGGTGACCTGTCtgtggtgtaccccacctcttgcccaatggcagctgggattggctctagctcacctagacctgcaatggataaatggtacagataatagatggatggatgcataaTGTAAATGCAATTTATGGCTGAAAGAAAGGACTTGAAATGCTAGAATCCCATTGTcattttatatatctcatctcattatctctagccgctttatccttctacagggtcgcaggcaagctggagcctatcccagctgactacgggcgaaaggcggggtacaccctggacaagtcgccaggtcatcacagggctgacacagacaaccattcacactcacacctacagtcaatttagagtccccagttaacctaacctgcatgtctttggactgtgggggaaaccggagcacccggaggaaacccacgcagagaacatgcaaactccacacagaaaggccctcgccggccacggggctcgaacccggaccttcttgctgtgagacgacagcgctaaccactacaccaccgtgctgcctaattttatataatatatatatatatatataatttttttttttttacatatttggaTCGTAGATGTTTTTGGCAAACTCTAATTTGGTCTTCCTGTTTTTTTTGAGGCTTATCAGTGATTACTCTGGTGAAGGCTTCTCTTGACTGTTCACATATGCCTACATCATGAAGGGGGTTCTTGATCTGGCCAACTATTGTGAAGGGGGTTCACCATAGTTGTCTGCTATGGTCTTCCTGGTCATTTATTGTTCCTGAGTTCACCACTGCATTCTTCCTTTTTAAGAATGTACGATATAGTTGATTTAGCCAGActtaatgctttttttttctatctctctgatttttgttttgtttcagccTAATGATGGCTTGCTTGACAAGCAGTGGCACCTCTTTAGACTTCATATTGAGATGAAATGCAAATGCCACACTTAACTCGATACCTTTTATCTGCTGActtgtaagtaaaaaagtaatgaGGGAATAACACAAACCTGGCTAAATAACCAATTATCCAATTAATTTTAGCCCTTTACAAAGGGGGATCAcaggttggaaaaaaaaaaaaagattaaagctGAAAGTGTTTAATTCCAGATAAAATGACAATAACATTGTCAAAcatttatggacctgactgtacaTAGCACTTTCTCTAACCAAATAACTGTATCCTAGCCCTCATGATGTTGACAGTTTGGTAATGAAATCTACAGCAATGTGACCATAGTCTTCATGCTATGGGTAGTGGTTTTAATAGACCAGTGTCCAAATGGTTTTGAATGTGcaccttcctgactgacaggcttTCAAAAGCATGTAATGTCACTCTCAATTGATGCCatgtggaattaatttattgctggGGCCATGTGAGTGTTAAATTTAGGCCGAGGTTTGCAgccattgattttttttcctctatAAACATTTTTATTAGAGGATGTTCTGGTCTGTGCTCTATGAATTTCATCCATGATTTCTTTCCCTACCAGGCAACTTTGCAGGTTAAATTATTTTGTGCAGGCCATCCAGCTCTTGGGACAAGGCAGGggagttctatttcgtttctcctgaccgccagaggcggtgctttcagcacatggatatccatcacacgaacgtgcaggtcgagtaatagtaacaacaaagtcacgtgtgacctgggtgacgtcaccctgtgaccccggcataaaagaccggtaaacccaggaagtgacctcttgcatcttctcgcgtttgcaggttgcaaGTTGGAAATTGGACAAACGCgtgttagtttcgttacccgtagggttggggctgtgcttacgcatcctccaagaaactgcgttaagTCCACCAATTCTTTTCTCTTGTTGACTATATTCattggttttcattcatttaaactaAAGCggcgtttctcgccgctgttatcagttctgtggcgcacggcgcctatccttgttaacatTATCAACCGCTTTGTTTTGTGTagtcttgtctccggcctgctcacgggccggctgtcttgtgttgtACTTGTATtgctgttactccgttaagctgagcgctctcgctcggtggagctaGCTAATTAGctctccgaggcgtgtcctcgccgctgaaggccggcttgctttcgttcaggtaagcggttttcattcatttaaattaaagcggtgcttctcgccgctgttatcagttctgtggcgcacggcgcctatccttgttaatactaTCAACCGCTTTGTTTTGTGTagtcttgtctccggcctgctcacgggccggctgtcttgtatgTTGTATTTATATtgctgttactccgttaagctgagcgctctcgctcggtggagctagctgattagccctccggggcgtgtcctcgccgctggaggccagCTTGcttcgttcaggtaagcggttttcattcatttaaattaaagcggtgtttcccgccgctgttatcagttctgtggcgcacggcgcctatccttgttaacatTATTAACCGCTTTGTTTTGTGTagtcttgtctccggcctgctcacgggccggctgtcttgtatgTTGTATTTATATtgctgttactccgttaagctgagcgctctcgctcggtggagttagctgattagctctccgaggcgtgtcctcgccgctggaggccagcttgctttcgttcaggtaagcggttttcattcatttaaattaaagcggtgtttctcgccgctctatcagttctgtggcgctcggcgcctatccttgttaataatatcgaccgccttattttgtgtagccttgtctccggcctgctcacgggccggctgtcttgtgtgttgtatttatattgctgttactccgttaagctgagtgtTCTCGCTCGGTGgaattagctgactagccctccgaggcggtgcTCTCGCCGCGGGAGGCCAGCTTGCTGCCGcttaggtaagcggttttcattcatttaaattaaagcggtgtttctcgccgctgtggcGCACGgcacctatccttgttaatattcccgaccacgggtgtgttcgcccggtcgtttttcattgCCGCCTGATTATTTATTTTGGGATACTTGCTTGGGGTGTTCCCGCCCTATttcttaagttcccttctgccagccaggtgtcatggacctattctctcgctgcgccaactgccgggcccccctcgagccggaggacggccaccgcgagtgcccctcgtgcctgggtattgatcacctgcggcaggggctgacggacatggcctgcgcagactgcatgtgcctgagtgtggctgcgcggaccgccaggctggctcggttggatcctccgtctgacatcccccgggcctcggggggacaggacatggtgccggctgcagcagtggggcccagcaagcgccgtggggctcccccacgcgtctccgcttctaaggcgaaaaagaagcgctcggacgatttggctcggaaggtggaagcgatgtccaccgagctggaggagatgaaggccctgctggtgaatctccagcctccgccacagggcagcagtgttcccgcagccaccccttctgcctggcagcccgaccattcaccatcaccaccgtttctgtcaccggccgttgatgcacgcggcctggatgaactgtcgatccgggcgtcggagagctttgactgcggtgggtctgTTGGTCACGACCCCACCTCTCTggccggttcccaggccaccagccgTGGCACCGTGTCAGCGTCGGAAGGCggacgctcatccatccagccaacgttgagggctgcattggcccgtctggggttggacacgcccccggtggcccagcatcagagcgctttcttcagaggttccacacagccttcctcgttgtctgttccgccctcggccccatacatcgaggagttacagaggtgttgggcggaccccagacgcctttcccacctccctggtgactgcagggccctggcagcaatgcaggacgcccctacctacggcctccagcagatgcccaacatcGAGCCCTCCGTGGCTGCCCTCGTCCTTTCGCCCAACGAGGCTCTGCGGCCTGACGCCCGATGCCCCCGCACCCAATGCCGTGCGACCGACGACCTCATCGTGCGGGGATACGACACGGCGGCACGAATGGGTCGTATTGACAATTCCATGTCCCAtctgctgctggccctcgcccagacgctggaggggacaagcgcggcatcacgggagctgtgcgacgcggctctccaggcctttgcctactcgtcgcgggaactgggccggctgatgtcgtatctcaccctcgcccgccggcagatatggctggcacagtcccctctggccgagcccgaccgccgtgtgctgcgctctctccctgttgtccccggggagctgtttggcgaggccgctcagcaagccctggaccggagtgcccaggtcgtcCAGGCGCGGCGGCAGTTCGCTGGCCTCCGCCAGGTCCACCGCCATGGCAATACTGCCCAGTCCtccagggggcccacaccgactctgtctcggccacgcacccgccaggggaccagacgggttgatgactttcgtcgccccaccacctcccggacccgcggtgccgccccctacacccagttcgctcctcgtcgcccccatggtgaccgacgggggcgctctggacggcgctgacatcagcgcgccagTGGTCGGCCGCTtctccagcgaacagctccaaagctggaaagcattgaccccagacccctgggtgctggtgaccctcaccgagggttaccgcatccagttctgccgccgaccgccgcgttttcatggggtcaaacacaccaccgtgagccatccggggaagtccctcgtcctccggcaggaaatctccaccctcctggagaaaggagcaatctctcccgtcgacaggcagagacagcaaggtgggttctactccaggtattttctggttccgaagaaggacggcggtatccgcccgatcctcgacctgaggtccctcaactcccacttaaagaccatgagattccgcatgctgcgtacagtggatgtcttacaccacatccaggcgggcgactggtttgccaccgtcgacctgaaagacgcctacttccatgttcccattgcgccacaccacaggcagttcctgcggtttgccttcgagggccaggctttcgagttcaatgttctgccctttgggatatcgctggcaccccgtgtgttcaccaggtgtgtggcagcggcattggcaccacttcaggcaaggggtttgcgtgtcctgccttacctggacgactggctcgtctgttcacggtcagcagctcaggcccgcaccgacatcgcgactgtgctctcacatgtcgcagagctggggctcagggtgaattacaagaagagctcgctggtgcccagccaggagacgactttcttgggcatgcacctggactcgaggtcgttgatggcaaccccctcccagaccaggatccacaacatctgcctgctgcttggccacttcggacggggcaggtcactcgccctgaagacctttcagcgcctgctgggcatgcttacggcagcctcctctctggtcccgctgggactcctggacttacgcccgcttcagaggtggctcaacgatctccacctccacccggtgctgcacaGGCACAGGCTCGTGAAGGTGACGGATACTTTTGTCAGGCTCCTCCGTccatggaggaggagggcttaccttctgcggggtattccgctggcggctatcccctcccggagggaggtcatcaccacggatgcttccctgggaggctggggTGCAGTCTGGCAATGCCGGACCGTCAGAGGCCACTGGAGTCTAGGGCAGCgacagcagcacatcaacgtgctggagctacgggctgtgttcctcggcctacagcacttcctcccaggcctggcc from the Neoarius graeffei isolate fNeoGra1 chromosome 2, fNeoGra1.pri, whole genome shotgun sequence genome contains:
- the LOC132874851 gene encoding putative ATP-dependent DNA helicase Q1; translated protein: MEQRQAFNTAVDAVLKAFNGKFSLKTEQRAALEVFIERKDVFALLLTGFGKSLIYQLAPLVAKSMGLSENPIVVVVSPLIALMENQVREATALGISAAQLDPDNEALIKRGSFNIVFGSLESWLSGKWRDMLADEVYKENLLGIVVDEVHLTYKWGRASKGRTAVRESFSRLGELHSIVKPGTPVMALTASADLQSRAIVTRQLHMDNATTLTVSPNRQNIRLGLHQLLNRLPRLPGLGRKGCEREAC